One window of the Eucalyptus grandis isolate ANBG69807.140 chromosome 6, ASM1654582v1, whole genome shotgun sequence genome contains the following:
- the LOC104451730 gene encoding transcription repressor OFP7: MAKRFKLRLSRLLQICRSKQPPTYPQNRSRAEAHWLFHANPTSLDISFTSLPAPPPSTPDDSFIALHVASVRSRSCADSPSEYTWPKDGQLHVISRRSRSQCQNQSHPRPRRKICGVLRFDDGDVETTSPVLVRRGDWRMKQKKKKSWGKGRTTSSVVGRSVTSSDSGWFSSDGGSDNNGDDEDETDALLSTSRSFSNDMLPEFYRTTNPLENQATKEKQKSPQDEDNDTDRNRMRRLRRSISGDQEEEAEAAGERRWEVVMGESVAVVKRSENPLEDFKWSMAEMIVEKQMFGAGDLEQLLQCFLSMNSRHYHGVIVEAFAEIWQVLFFDSRGDTERLRAVSSSASGAVERC; this comes from the coding sequence ATGGCTAAGCGCTTCAAGCTCAGACTCTCCCGCCTCCTCCAAATCTGTCGCTCCAAACAACCCCCGACTTACCCGCAGAACCGGTCGAGGGCGGAGGCTCACTGGCTGTTCCATGCGAACCCCACGTCCCTCGACATCAGCTTCACCAGCTTACCCGCCCCGCCTCCGTCGACCCCCGACGACTCCTTCATCGCTCTCCACGTCGCCTCCGTCCGCAGCAGGTCCTGCGCCGACTCTCCGTCCGAGTACACGTGGCCGAAGGACGGACAGTTGCACGTAATCTCGAGACGGAGCCGGAGCCAGTGCCAGAACCAGAGCCATCCCAGGCCTCGTCGGAAGATATGCGGTGTTTTGAGATTCGACGATGGCGACGTGGAGACGACGTCGCCCGTCCTGGTGAGGCGGGGCGACTGGAGGatgaagcagaagaagaagaagagctggGGGAAAGGCAGAACGACGTCGTCGGTCGTCGGGAGGAGCGTGACTTCCAGCGACAGCGGGTGGTTCAGCTCGGACGGTGGCAGCGACAACAACGGGGACGATGAGGACGAGACTGACGCGTTGCTATCGACTTCCAGAAGCTTTTCGAACGACATGTTACCCGAATTCTACCGCACCACGAACCCGCTGGAGAATCAGGCGacgaaggaaaagcaaaaatccCCCCAAGACGAGGACAACGACACCGATAGGAACAGAATGAGGAGGCTGAGGCGCTCCATCAGCGGGGACCaagaggaggaggcggaggcggccgGGGAGAGGAGGTGGGAGGTGGTGATGGGGGAGAGCGTGGCGGTGGTGAAGAGGTCGGAGAATCCGCTGGAGGACTTCAAGTGGTCGATGGCGGAGATGATAGTGGAGAAGCAGATGTTCGGGGCCGGGGACCTGGAGCAGCTCCTGCAGTGCTTCCTGTCGATGAACTCGCGGCACTACCACGGCGTCATCGTGGAGGCGTTCGCCGAGATATGGCAGGTCTTGTTCTTCGATTCACGGGGCGACACGGAACGGCTTCGGGCCGTCTCCTCGTCTGCCTCGGGCGCGGTCGAACGTTGTTAA